The following proteins come from a genomic window of Panicum hallii strain FIL2 chromosome 8, PHallii_v3.1, whole genome shotgun sequence:
- the LOC112903131 gene encoding serine/arginine repetitive matrix protein 1 isoform X1: protein MVAMGVDEDEERRMDERPMHQGCMAGFLHLFDRPQILSGRRIHGSPRRLLSSGSSGSATPSERSMPLDRATPAPSSPDMTPPAAPRPSLQLPPLDPKDGGGAGGWAAPSWRLPRLSLDSRAVVDARGKLRPREIRTAPAPGAPPSPSAGGGAGDERRSPSVVARLMGLDALPHGQAAAAAGDGAASPAALRRSASERVPRDPSHFRFVDPAFFERPASPLPPLMERSSPPAAPAPAAEAAMRRAPDPGCPRAFQRRSRFDAHEVFPEPAKRADPAAAGSHGEIALYGEIERRLRKRGIAEPARDLETLKQILEALQLKGLLHHTPTPPPPVRTAPPPPPIVVMRPNHRAQPQVQPPARLTPARRLRVDVDRARRPRSPDPSASPARSPASPARRGPHSPQRRVSPVQSPKQQQPPPPFRRPSGSDSAGARARIGRRAAHNAASISPDDEASTTFSDGGSSSSFSASSRWDLEPQPDSRTDRGLLERCGKLLSSIQAFTGSDAAGSDQQPSPVSVLDAAAFLADEDSPSSSSGSKRAIDFSSSVGRAGPKPAASTASDPEDDEWALGTWPAGPEASGDPDYAYVAELVRLFGGARGRLRDPADVYKAAEQRRGQRGGDPGDTWHHRRLLCGAVGEALERQRAACPWEPAAWLRGAELVDYVWAEVRRAAEPAPRLPAGEEEAEDLNAVTCSAIRRDMAADEGRWAATQRRVVSGAEAAEAVLQIERMVFRDLVADTIRELADADRPLPRRKLVF, encoded by the exons ATGGTGGCGATGGGCGTggacgaggacgaggagcgGCGGATGGACGAGCGGCCCATGCACCAGGGCTGCATGGCGGGCTTCCTCCACCTCTTCGACCGCCCCCAGATCCTCTCCGGCCGCAGGATCCacggctcgccgcgccgcctctTGTCCTCGGGCTCCAGC GGGTCGGCGACGCCGTCGGAGCGCTCGATGCCGCTGGACCGGGCGacgccggcgccgtcgtcgccggacatgacgccgcccgccgcgccgagGCCGTCGCTGCAGCTGCCGCCGCTGGACCccaaggacggcggcggggcgggcggctGGGCCGCGCCGTCGTGGCGGCTGCCGCGGCTCTCGCTCGACAGCCGCGCCGTGGTGGACGCCAGGGGAAAGCTCCGGCCGCGCGAGATCCGGACGGCGCCCGCCCccggcgcgccgccgtcgccgtccgcggggggaggcgcgggcgacGAGCGCCGGTCGCCCAGCGTCGTCGCGCGGCTAATGGGCCTCGACGCGCTGCCGCACGGccaggcggccgcggcggctggGGACGGCGCCGCGAGCCCGGCCGCGCTGCGTCGGTCGGCCTCCGAGCGCGTGCCGCGGGATCCGTCCCACTTCCGGTTCGTCGACCCTGCCTTCTTCGAGCGACCGGCGTCGCCGCTCCCGCCGCTGATGGAGCGGTCGTCGCCGCCAGCGGCGCCGGCACCGGCCGCGGAGGCGGCGATGCGGCGGGCGCCGGATCCGGGGTGCCCGCGCGCGTTCCAGAGGCGCAGCCGCTTCGACGCGCACGAGGTGTTCCCGGAGCCCGCGAAGCGCGCCGACCCGGCGGCCGCCGGCTCACACGGCGAGATCGCGCTCTACGGCGAGATCGAGCGCCGCCTCCGCAAGCGCGGCATCGCGGAGCCGGCGCGGGATCTTGAGACGCTGAAGCAAATCCTGGAGGCGCTGCAGCTCAAGGGCCTGCTCCACCACacccccacgccgccgccgcccgtccgcaccgctccaccgccgccgcccatcGTCGTCATGCGCCCGAACCACCGCGCGCAGCCGCAGGTGCAGCCGCCTGCACGGCTGACGCCCGCGCGGCGGCTCCGCGTCGACGTcgaccgcgcccgccgcccacggTCGCCCGACCCGTCAGCGTCCCCCGCACGGAGCCCGGCATCCCCGGCTCGACGCGGCCCGCACTCGCCGCAGCGGCGCGTGTCGCCCGTGCAGTCCccgaagcagcagcagccgccgccgcctttcaGGAGGCCAAGCGGCTCTGACtccgccggcgcccgcgcccgcatTGGCCGCCGTGCGGCGCACAACGCCGCGTCAATTTCTCCCGACGACGAGGCCTCCACCACCTTCtccgacggcggcagcagcagctccTTCAGCGCGTCCTCCCGCTGGGACTTGGAGCCG CAGCCGGACTCTCGGACGGACCGCGGCCTGCTGGAGCGGTGCGGGAAGCTCCTGAGTAGCATCCAGGCGTTCACCGGCAGCGACGCGGCGGGGTCGGACCAGCAGCCGAGCCCGGTGTCCGTGCTCGACGCGGCGGCCTTCCTCGCCGACGAGGactcgccgtcgtcgtcgtcggggtCGAAACGTGCCATCGACTTCAGCAGCAGCGTTGGTCGAGCGGGCCCAAAGCCGGCGGCCTCGACGGCGTCCGACCCAGAGGATGACGAGTGGGCCCTAGGGACATGGCCCGCGGGCCCCGAGGCGAGCGGCGACCCGGACTACGCGTACGTGGCGGAGCTGGTCCGCCTGTTCGGTGGCGCCCGCGGCAGGCTGCGGGACCCGGCCGACGTGTACAAGGCCGCGGAGCAGCGGCGCGGCCAGCGTGGCGGCGACCCCGGCGACACGTGGCACCACCGCAGGCTGCTGTGCGGCGCGGTGGGGGAGGCGCtggagcggcagcgcgcggcgtgCCCCTGGGAGCCCGCGGCGTGGCTCCGCGGCGCCGAGCTCGTGGACTACGTCTGGGCCGAGGTCCGGCGCGCTGCCGAGCCCGCGCCGCGCCtgccggcgggggaggaggaggccgaggaCCTGAACGCCGTCACGTGCAGCGCGATCCGGCGCGACATGGCGGCGGACGaggggcggtgggcggcgacgCAGCGGCGGGTGGTGtccggcgcggaggcggcggaggccgtGCTGCAGATCGAGCGGATGGTGTTCAGGGACCTGGTCGCCGACACCATCCGCGAGCTCGCCGACGCGGACCGGCCCCTCCCGCGCCGGAAGCTGGTCTTCTGA
- the LOC112903162 gene encoding beta-carotene isomerase D27, chloroplastic isoform X2: MLLAAAHAHGSGIQPAAPPSPTKRRGCCYTRRERGLSAVRAVMARPHQDVVAAPPPASRNMVTAAPPSPPPPVRETTTTVYRDNWFDKLAIGYLSRNLQEASGLKNGKDGYEGLIEAALAISGLFRVDQQWQTVATALERAFPSYILTMIKVMMPPSRFSREYFAAFTTIFFPWLVGPCEVRESEVDGRKEKNVVYVPKCRFLESTNCVGMCTNLCKIPCQKFIQDSLGTAVYMSPNFEDMSCEMIFGQQPPEDDPALKQPCFRTKCIAKQNRQVNCSI; encoded by the exons ATGCTCCTTGCAGCAGCTCACGCTCATGGCAGCGGCATCCAGCCGGCGGCACCACCCTCTCCGACGAAGCGACGGGGCTGCTGCTACACGAGGAGGGAGCGCGGGCTTTCCGCCGTGCGGGCGGTCATGGCGAGGCCGCATCAGGACGTGGTGGCGGCGCCACCACCGGCCAGCAGGAACATGGTGACGGCGGCGCCACCGTCGCCACCGCCACCGGTGAgggagacgacgacgacggtgtACCGCGACAACTGGTTCGACAAGCTGGCCATCGGGTACCTGTCCCGGAACCTTCAAGAAGCTTCCG GGCTGAAGAACGGAAAGGACGGCTACGAAGGCCTGATAGAGGCGGCCCTCGCCATCTCCGGGCTGTTCAGGGTTGATCAGCAGTGGCAGACTGTGGCCACCGCTCTGGAACGCGCGTTCCCCAGCTACATCCTCACAATG ATCAAGGTGATGATGCCGCCTTCAAGATTTTCCCGGGAGTACTTCGCAGCCTTCACCACCATATTCTTCCCTTGGCTCGTTGGACCATGCGAG GTCAGGGAATCGGAAGTTGATGGAAGGAAAGAGAAGAATGTGGTCTACGTCCCCAAATGCAG ATTTCTGGAAAGCACCAACTGTGTTGGGATGTGCACGAATCTTTGCAAGATCCCATGCCAGAAGTTCATCCAAGATTCACTCGGCACGGCTGTCTACATGTCTCCCA ATTTTGAGGACATGAGCTGTGAGATGATCTTTGGACAGCAACCTCCTGAAGATGATCCAGCACTGAAGCAGCCCTGCTTCCGTACAAAAT GTATTGCAAAGCAGAATCGTCAAGTGAATTGCTCTATTTGA
- the LOC112903131 gene encoding serine/arginine repetitive matrix protein 1 isoform X2 → MVAMGVDEDEERRMDERPMHQGCMAGFLHLFDRPQILSGRRIHGSPRRLLSSGSSGSATPSERSMPLDRATPAPSSPDMTPPAAPRPSLQLPPLDPKDGGGAGGWAAPSWRLPRLSLDSRAVVDARGKLRPREIRTAPAPGAPPSPSAGGGAGDERRSPSVVARLMGLDALPHGQAAAAAGDGAASPAALRRSASERVPRDPSHFRFVDPAFFERPASPLPPLMERSSPPAAPAPAAEAAMRRAPDPGCPRAFQRRSRFDAHEVFPEPAKRADPAAAGSHGEIALYGEIERRLRKRGIAEPARDLETLKQILEALQLKGLLHHTPTPPPPVRTAPPPPPIVVMRPNHRAQPQVQPPARLTPARRLRVDVDRARRPRSPDPSASPARSPASPARRGPHSPQRRVSPVQSPKQQQPPPPFRRPSGSDSAGARARIGRRAAHNAASISPDDEASTTFSDGGSSSSFSASSRWDLEPPDSRTDRGLLERCGKLLSSIQAFTGSDAAGSDQQPSPVSVLDAAAFLADEDSPSSSSGSKRAIDFSSSVGRAGPKPAASTASDPEDDEWALGTWPAGPEASGDPDYAYVAELVRLFGGARGRLRDPADVYKAAEQRRGQRGGDPGDTWHHRRLLCGAVGEALERQRAACPWEPAAWLRGAELVDYVWAEVRRAAEPAPRLPAGEEEAEDLNAVTCSAIRRDMAADEGRWAATQRRVVSGAEAAEAVLQIERMVFRDLVADTIRELADADRPLPRRKLVF, encoded by the exons ATGGTGGCGATGGGCGTggacgaggacgaggagcgGCGGATGGACGAGCGGCCCATGCACCAGGGCTGCATGGCGGGCTTCCTCCACCTCTTCGACCGCCCCCAGATCCTCTCCGGCCGCAGGATCCacggctcgccgcgccgcctctTGTCCTCGGGCTCCAGC GGGTCGGCGACGCCGTCGGAGCGCTCGATGCCGCTGGACCGGGCGacgccggcgccgtcgtcgccggacatgacgccgcccgccgcgccgagGCCGTCGCTGCAGCTGCCGCCGCTGGACCccaaggacggcggcggggcgggcggctGGGCCGCGCCGTCGTGGCGGCTGCCGCGGCTCTCGCTCGACAGCCGCGCCGTGGTGGACGCCAGGGGAAAGCTCCGGCCGCGCGAGATCCGGACGGCGCCCGCCCccggcgcgccgccgtcgccgtccgcggggggaggcgcgggcgacGAGCGCCGGTCGCCCAGCGTCGTCGCGCGGCTAATGGGCCTCGACGCGCTGCCGCACGGccaggcggccgcggcggctggGGACGGCGCCGCGAGCCCGGCCGCGCTGCGTCGGTCGGCCTCCGAGCGCGTGCCGCGGGATCCGTCCCACTTCCGGTTCGTCGACCCTGCCTTCTTCGAGCGACCGGCGTCGCCGCTCCCGCCGCTGATGGAGCGGTCGTCGCCGCCAGCGGCGCCGGCACCGGCCGCGGAGGCGGCGATGCGGCGGGCGCCGGATCCGGGGTGCCCGCGCGCGTTCCAGAGGCGCAGCCGCTTCGACGCGCACGAGGTGTTCCCGGAGCCCGCGAAGCGCGCCGACCCGGCGGCCGCCGGCTCACACGGCGAGATCGCGCTCTACGGCGAGATCGAGCGCCGCCTCCGCAAGCGCGGCATCGCGGAGCCGGCGCGGGATCTTGAGACGCTGAAGCAAATCCTGGAGGCGCTGCAGCTCAAGGGCCTGCTCCACCACacccccacgccgccgccgcccgtccgcaccgctccaccgccgccgcccatcGTCGTCATGCGCCCGAACCACCGCGCGCAGCCGCAGGTGCAGCCGCCTGCACGGCTGACGCCCGCGCGGCGGCTCCGCGTCGACGTcgaccgcgcccgccgcccacggTCGCCCGACCCGTCAGCGTCCCCCGCACGGAGCCCGGCATCCCCGGCTCGACGCGGCCCGCACTCGCCGCAGCGGCGCGTGTCGCCCGTGCAGTCCccgaagcagcagcagccgccgccgcctttcaGGAGGCCAAGCGGCTCTGACtccgccggcgcccgcgcccgcatTGGCCGCCGTGCGGCGCACAACGCCGCGTCAATTTCTCCCGACGACGAGGCCTCCACCACCTTCtccgacggcggcagcagcagctccTTCAGCGCGTCCTCCCGCTGGGACTTGGAGCCG CCGGACTCTCGGACGGACCGCGGCCTGCTGGAGCGGTGCGGGAAGCTCCTGAGTAGCATCCAGGCGTTCACCGGCAGCGACGCGGCGGGGTCGGACCAGCAGCCGAGCCCGGTGTCCGTGCTCGACGCGGCGGCCTTCCTCGCCGACGAGGactcgccgtcgtcgtcgtcggggtCGAAACGTGCCATCGACTTCAGCAGCAGCGTTGGTCGAGCGGGCCCAAAGCCGGCGGCCTCGACGGCGTCCGACCCAGAGGATGACGAGTGGGCCCTAGGGACATGGCCCGCGGGCCCCGAGGCGAGCGGCGACCCGGACTACGCGTACGTGGCGGAGCTGGTCCGCCTGTTCGGTGGCGCCCGCGGCAGGCTGCGGGACCCGGCCGACGTGTACAAGGCCGCGGAGCAGCGGCGCGGCCAGCGTGGCGGCGACCCCGGCGACACGTGGCACCACCGCAGGCTGCTGTGCGGCGCGGTGGGGGAGGCGCtggagcggcagcgcgcggcgtgCCCCTGGGAGCCCGCGGCGTGGCTCCGCGGCGCCGAGCTCGTGGACTACGTCTGGGCCGAGGTCCGGCGCGCTGCCGAGCCCGCGCCGCGCCtgccggcgggggaggaggaggccgaggaCCTGAACGCCGTCACGTGCAGCGCGATCCGGCGCGACATGGCGGCGGACGaggggcggtgggcggcgacgCAGCGGCGGGTGGTGtccggcgcggaggcggcggaggccgtGCTGCAGATCGAGCGGATGGTGTTCAGGGACCTGGTCGCCGACACCATCCGCGAGCTCGCCGACGCGGACCGGCCCCTCCCGCGCCGGAAGCTGGTCTTCTGA
- the LOC112903162 gene encoding beta-carotene isomerase D27, chloroplastic isoform X1: MLLAAAHAHGSGIQPAAPPSPTKRRGCCYTRRERGLSAVRAVMARPHQDVVAAPPPASRNMVTAAPPSPPPPVRETTTTVYRDNWFDKLAIGYLSRNLQEASGLKNGKDGYEGLIEAALAISGLFRVDQQWQTVATALERAFPSYILTMIKVMMPPSRFSREYFAAFTTIFFPWLVGPCEVRESEVDGRKEKNVVYVPKCRFLESTNCVGMCTNLCKIPCQKFIQDSLGTAVYMSPNFEDMSCEMIFGQQPPEDDPALKQPCFRTKCKPAPRHLNRSNQISN, encoded by the exons ATGCTCCTTGCAGCAGCTCACGCTCATGGCAGCGGCATCCAGCCGGCGGCACCACCCTCTCCGACGAAGCGACGGGGCTGCTGCTACACGAGGAGGGAGCGCGGGCTTTCCGCCGTGCGGGCGGTCATGGCGAGGCCGCATCAGGACGTGGTGGCGGCGCCACCACCGGCCAGCAGGAACATGGTGACGGCGGCGCCACCGTCGCCACCGCCACCGGTGAgggagacgacgacgacggtgtACCGCGACAACTGGTTCGACAAGCTGGCCATCGGGTACCTGTCCCGGAACCTTCAAGAAGCTTCCG GGCTGAAGAACGGAAAGGACGGCTACGAAGGCCTGATAGAGGCGGCCCTCGCCATCTCCGGGCTGTTCAGGGTTGATCAGCAGTGGCAGACTGTGGCCACCGCTCTGGAACGCGCGTTCCCCAGCTACATCCTCACAATG ATCAAGGTGATGATGCCGCCTTCAAGATTTTCCCGGGAGTACTTCGCAGCCTTCACCACCATATTCTTCCCTTGGCTCGTTGGACCATGCGAG GTCAGGGAATCGGAAGTTGATGGAAGGAAAGAGAAGAATGTGGTCTACGTCCCCAAATGCAG ATTTCTGGAAAGCACCAACTGTGTTGGGATGTGCACGAATCTTTGCAAGATCCCATGCCAGAAGTTCATCCAAGATTCACTCGGCACGGCTGTCTACATGTCTCCCA ATTTTGAGGACATGAGCTGTGAGATGATCTTTGGACAGCAACCTCCTGAAGATGATCCAGCACTGAAGCAGCCCTGCTTCCGTACAAAATGTAAGCCTGCACCGAGACATCTGAACCGGTCTAATCAAATTTCCAATTAA
- the LOC112903161 gene encoding pentatricopeptide repeat-containing protein At4g13650-like, with amino-acid sequence MPTVTYRYQALKESLAAAITSSSSPQAAADPRLPHALAVVSGLAANGYLASLLVARYARLGDPDAARGVFDAAAAAAAATSSSSPAAAPPKPLLYNAMLRAYLALGRPREAAALFRAMPPGCPRDRHTFHLAATACARAPDPEIGRRVGAAAAAAGLASDLLVATALVGMHAEAGDMGAARGVFDGVPRPDAVAWNALIGGYTRAGRLGEALEMFGRMRSEDGARPTEATLVSLVSGYAGFGPWRGRGMMHGVVVKSGFHCSLFVCNSLLEMYAELGSLSEAVTVFRHMEAKDSVTWSSMIGGLVRNGKPGHAIKLFHWMVLNSEVLVTRSILLNVIMACAELGNWREGKWIEENYVLCNGSAFKRDPSVLTALIYMYAKCGQLGWSDCLLHGSAEVRSDVVAWNALIKGCGELGQMDKAIWFAIEMQRMGIDPDAVTFLEILPMISLIPSLKKGMEAHAQIVKRGFQNERTIANSLVSMYGRCGSLSLSVGAFAGIMDKDAISWTSMMQVYAWNGLAAEVVKLFELMKETEVQPNHYTFVAVLAAYKNTGLVEEGIGFLKCMKEQYGLEPHIEHISCVVDMLCRAGRLTDAYHLIQNSRSEHVKNPIMWGTLLSGSRSWGDLVIGEAAARHLLSLDLENRANYKMLADIYVSLGRRDNADDVLRLLMSRELDLRPGCTWTESG; translated from the coding sequence ATGCCCACCGTGACCTACCGGTACCAGGCCCTCAAGGaatccctcgccgccgccatcacctcctcctcctccccccagGCCGCCGCCGACCCCCGCCTCCCCCACGCGCTCGCTGTCGTCTCTGGCCTCGCCGCCAACGGCTACCTCGCCTCCCTCCTCGTCGCCCGCTACGCCCGCCTCGGCGACCCCGATGCCGCGCGCGGGGTcttcgacgccgccgccgccgccgccgccgcgacctcctcctcatcccccgcggcggcgccgcccaAGCCGCTCCTCTACAACGCCATGCTGCGGGCCTACCTCGCCCTGGGCCGCCCGCGCGAGGCGGCCGCGCTCTTCCGCGCCATGCCCCCCGGCTGCCCGCGCGACCGCCATACgttccacctcgccgccacggCCTGCGCGCGCGCCCCGGACCCCGAGATCGGCCGCCGGGTCGGGgcagccgccgcggccgcggggcTCGCGTCCGACCTCCTGGTCGCCACGGCGCTGGTCGGGATGCACGCTGAGGCCGGGGACATGGGCGCCGCGCGGGGGGTGTTCGACGGAGTGCCGCGCCCGGACGCCGTGGCGTGGAACGCGCTGATCGGCGGGTACACGCGCGCGGGGCGCCTGGGTGAGGCCCTGGAGATGTTCGGCAGGATGAGGTCCGAGGATGGAGCGCGGCCGACGGAGGCGACGCTCGTGAGCTTGGTTTCTGGTTATGCCGGCTTCGGTCCTTGGAGGGGCAGAGGTATGATGCACGGCGTTGTGGTTAAGTCTGGCTTCCACTGCAGCCTCTTCGTTTGCAATTCTCTCCTGGAGATGTATGCGGAGTTGGGCTCTTTGAGCGAGGCGGTGACGGTGTTTCGGCATATGGAGGCGAAGGACTCTGTTACTTGGAGCTCGATGATTGGTGGACTTGTTCGGAATGGCAAACCGGGACATGCTATTAAGCTTTTCCACTGGATGGTTTTGAATTCGGAGGTGTTGGTCACACGGTCTATCTTGCTTAACGTGATAATGGCCTGCGCTGAGTTGGGGAACTGGAGAGAAGGAAAATGGATTGAAGAAAACTATGTATTGTGTAATGGCAGTGCATTCAAGAGAGATCCCTCTGTATTGACCGCGCTGATATATATGTACGCAAAATGCGGACAATTAGGTTGGTCTGATTGTCTTCTTCATGGATCTGCAGAGGTTAGAAGCGACGTGGTTGCATGGAATGCCCTGATCAAAGGATGTGGAGAGCTTGGACAAATGGACAAGGCAATCTGGTTTGCAATAGAAATGCAGAGGATGGGCATTGATCCGGATGCTGTTACATTCTTGGAGATCCTACCAATGATCTCGCTGATTCCCTCGCTGAAGAAGGGGATGGAAGCACATGCTCAGATTGTCAAAAGGGGTTTCCAGAATGAACGAACGATTGCTAATTCACTTGTTTCCATGTATGGTCGGTGCGGGAGTCTTAGTCTTTCAGTTGGTGCCTTTGCTGGGATTATGGACAAGGATGCAATCTCTTGGACTTCTATGATGCAGGTATATGCATGGAATGGACTTGCTGCAGAAGTTGTCAAGCTTTTTGAGCTGATGAAGGAAACAGAAGTACAACCAAATCACTATACTTTTGTTGCTGTGCTGGCTGCCTATAAAAACACAGGTCTTGTTGAGGAGGGAATTGGCTTTCTTAAGTGCATGAAAGAACAGTATGGTCTAGAGCCTCATATTGAGCATATATCATGTGTTGTTGATATGCTTTGTCGTGCTGGTCGCTTGACTGATGCATACCACCTGATCCAGAATTCTCGTTCTGAACACGTGAAAAACCCTATAATGTGGGGGACATTGTTAAGTGGTTCCCGTTCATGGGGGGATTTGGTGATTGGAGAAGCAGCAGCCAGGCATCTTTTGTCCTTGGATCTAGAAAACAGAGCTAACTATAAAATGCTGGCTGATATTTATGTTTCACTTGGGAGAAGGGACAATGCTGATGATGTCTTGAGACTGTTGATGTCAAGAGAACTGGATTTGAGACCAGGCTGTACCTGGACTGAAAGTGGCTAA